One stretch of Caloramator mitchellensis DNA includes these proteins:
- the flhF gene encoding flagellar biosynthesis protein FlhF — MIVKRYIVDSMQEALAKIRYELGNDAVIVSQRKIRQKGFLGFFKPKKLEVTAAADDKNKKQDKNQPSKELEKEITELKEMVETLVKTQTDSSLAETKTSKKTAKLKIKDKLVESDVPEEIVEEIINRTRNKLSDKKVTNKKLEVEIINTLKETIKTADVDNKRIHVFVGPTGVGKTTTIAKLASIYTLYKNKKVGLITIDTYRIGAIEQLKSYAEILGVPFEVVFSIKDIPKILENMKKCDILLIDTTGRNSKNAMQIAETKQFIEKIQPDNVYLVLSMTTKQKDLKLIIENYNALGYNSLIFTKLDETEIYGGIITSSYTSGKPISYITTGQNVPEDIELADPSKLFKLVMGEE; from the coding sequence ATGATAGTAAAAAGATATATTGTAGACAGTATGCAGGAAGCGCTTGCAAAAATCAGATATGAATTAGGCAATGATGCCGTTATAGTGAGTCAAAGAAAAATCAGGCAAAAAGGGTTTTTAGGTTTTTTTAAGCCTAAAAAATTAGAAGTGACGGCTGCTGCTGACGATAAAAATAAAAAACAAGATAAAAATCAACCTTCAAAAGAACTTGAAAAGGAGATTACTGAGCTTAAGGAAATGGTTGAAACTCTTGTTAAGACGCAGACAGATAGTAGTTTGGCAGAAACAAAAACATCTAAAAAAACTGCAAAGCTAAAAATAAAGGATAAATTAGTTGAAAGTGATGTTCCAGAAGAAATAGTAGAAGAAATAATTAATAGAACAAGGAATAAATTAAGCGATAAGAAGGTTACTAATAAAAAACTTGAGGTAGAAATTATCAACACCTTAAAGGAAACTATTAAAACAGCTGACGTAGATAATAAAAGAATACATGTGTTTGTCGGACCTACTGGGGTTGGGAAAACTACAACAATTGCAAAATTAGCAAGCATTTATACCTTATATAAGAATAAAAAAGTTGGTTTAATAACTATTGACACTTATAGAATAGGAGCTATAGAACAATTAAAGTCCTATGCAGAAATACTAGGAGTTCCATTTGAAGTTGTATTTTCAATAAAGGATATACCAAAGATTTTAGAAAATATGAAAAAATGCGATATTTTATTGATAGATACAACCGGCAGAAATAGCAAGAATGCTATGCAAATTGCTGAAACAAAACAATTTATCGAGAAAATACAACCAGATAATGTTTATTTAGTTCTGTCAATGACAACTAAACAAAAAGATTTAAAGTTGATAATAGAAAATTATAATGCACTTGGATATAATAGCCTCATTTTTACAAAACTTGATGAGACAGAAATTTACGGAGGAATAATTACGTCTTCATACACTAGCGGTAAACCAATAAGCTATATTACTACTGGTCAAAATGTTCCAGAGGATATTGAACTTGCCGACCCATCCAAATTGTTTAAATTAGTGATGGGGGAAGAATGA